The following coding sequences lie in one Spinacia oleracea cultivar Varoflay chromosome 1, BTI_SOV_V1, whole genome shotgun sequence genomic window:
- the LOC110805095 gene encoding DUF21 domain-containing protein At4g14240, which translates to MSMLKTMLFAGLSMQNIIIQAEDYEFGTFEWFLYAGISCFMVIFAGIMSGLTLGLMSLGLVELEILQRSGSLTEKKQAAVILPVVQKQHQLLVTLLLCNACAMEALPIYLDKIFHPFVAVVLSVTFVLAFGEIIPQAICTKYGLAVGANFVWLVRILMILCYPIAYPISKVLDALLGHDTALFRRAQLKALVSIHSMEEGKGGELTHDETTIISGALDLTEKTAEEAMTPIESTFSLDVNAKLDWEAMGKILARGHSRVPVYTGNPRNVIGLLLVKSLLTVRPETETPVSAVSIRRIPRVPGDMPLYDILNEFQKGSSHMAAVVKVKRKSKDIQQVITKEYFETKSVGTMIPELSTPLLPNDDQKSDSVVLDMGQHPREGKKNNQTPIQNDEMTNGLLDFSEDVEDGDVIGIITLEDVFEELLQEEIVDETDVYVDVHKRIRVAAAAAASSVVRTPSGRKLIGQKAGEQNRNVQAVQKSEQNIRSK; encoded by the exons atGAGCATGTTGAAGACTATGTTATTTGCAGGATTATCAATGCAAAATATCATCATTCAAGCCGAAGATTATGAATTTGGCACATTTGAATGGTTTTTGTATGCTGGGATTTCATGTTTTATGGTGATATTTGCTGGGATTATGTCTGGTCTTACTCTTGGTTTGATGTCTCTTGGCCTCGTTGAGCTTGAAATTCTTCAGAGAAGTGGTTCTTTAACTGAGAAGAAACAAGcag CTGTTATTCTACCGGTTGTCCAGAAGCAGCATCAGCTTCTTGTGACCTTGCTGCTTTGTAATGCTTGTGCAATGGAA GCACTGCCTATATACTTGGATAAGATATTCCATCCTTTTGTTGCAGTTGTGCTCTCTGTTACATTTGTTCTAGCCTTTGGAGAG ATTATTCCACAAGCCATTTGCACAAAGTATGGACTTGCTGTGGGCGCAAATTTCGTTTGGCTTGTGCGCATTCTTATGATACTTTGTTATCCCATAGCCTATCCTATTTCAAAG GTTCTGGATGCACTACTTGGACATGATACTGCACTATTTAGGCGAGCACAATTAAAAGCCCTTGTCTCTATACATAGTATGGAG GAAGGTAAGGGTGGAGAACTTACACATGATGAGACAACAATAATCAGTGGAGCACTGGATTTAACAGAGAAG ACAGCTGAAGAGGCGATGACACCCATAGAATCAACATTTTCCTTGGACGTAAACGCCAAGCTTGATTG GGAAGCTATGGGGAAAATACTCGCACGTGGTCACAGTCGTGTTCCTGTATATACTGGGAACCCAAGAAACGTTATTGGATTATTGCTG GTGAAGAGCCTACTCACAGTACGACCTGAAACGGAAACTCCAGTCAGTGCTGTTTCAATACGCAGGATTCCTCG GGTTCCAGGAGACATGCCCTTGTATGATATCCTAAATGagttccaaaagggaagcagcCATATGGCTGCTGTAGTGAAGGTTAAAAGAAAAAGCAAAGATATTCAACAAGTCATCACCAAAGAGTATTTTGAAACAAAAAGTGTTGGAACTATGATTCCTGAATTATCAACCCCTTTGCTTCCTAACGATGACCAAAAGTCGGATAGTGTTGTTCTTGATATGGGTCAGCATCCAAGGGAAGGAAAGAAGAATAATCAAACTCCTATCCAAAATGATGAAATGACAAATGGCTTGCTTGATTTTTCTGAAGATGTTGAAGACGGTGATGTAATTGGCATTATTACCCTGGAAGATGTCTTTGAAGAACTTTTGCAG GAAGAGATTGTAGATGAGACAGATGTGTATGTTGATGTACATAAAAG GATACGGGTGGCGGCGGCAGCAGCAGCATCATCTGTTGTAAGAACTCCATCAGGCCGTAAGCTGATTGGTCAAAAGGCG GGAGAGCAGAACAGGAACGTCCAAGCTGTGCAGAAGTCCGAGCAAAACATACGCAGCAAATGA
- the LOC110805100 gene encoding probable DEAD-box ATP-dependent RNA helicase 48: MQILQTSFPLSTPKPSPFLHSLSSSNSISPLSLLPNLSALSLTHRRPPSSTLIRMGGGPRTFPGGVSKWQWKRMQAKKAKQLLKARLSRERQIYEMRKRAELKAAVSDLERPWEVVQKGAPRTASSLFSVSADEQLKVLADRFQKPGGFDMWSDNDGPQIFDSPQGLPSARFFPKGVVHSIKPYGDVDEGLRREEIGNRKSSDAKGGIRKLRGGSNPKRKSSVEKGGIESVDRKRGDDLNGGDGNGRNLMNVRKVEGDHERRKTNSNSNSNVERSDKMKGYGRRQPISGRTRPSKGEVDVYDMSLQGDGRYGFSGSQNDDDLR, from the coding sequence ATGCAAATCCTTCAAACAAGCTTCCCTCTTTCAACACCAAAACCATCTCCATTTctccattctctctcctcctccaatTCCATCTCCCCACTTTCTCTCCTCCCAAACCTCTCCGCCCTCTCCCTCACTCACCGCCGCCCTCCATCGTCTACCCTCATCCGCATGGGCGGCGGTCCCAGAACCTTTCCAGGCGGCGTCTCAAAGTGGCAGTGGAAACGGATGCaagccaagaaagccaagcaactCCTCAAAGCCCGCCTCTCCCGCGAACGCCAGATCTACGAGATGCGCAAGCGAGCTGAGCTCAAAGCCGCCGTCTCCGACCTAGAACGCCCATGGGAGGTCGTCCAAAAAGGTGCTCCGAGAACCGCTTCGTCGCTTTTCTCCGTTTCCGCTGACGAACAGTTGAAGGTATTGGCTGATCGGTTCCAGAAGCCCGGAGGGTTTGATATGTGGTCTGATAATGATGGACCTCAGATTTTTGATAGTCCTCAGGGTTTGCCTTCTGCTAGGTTTTTCCCAAAGGGGGTTGTTCATAGTATTAAACCTTATGGTGATGTTGATGAGGGATTGAGGAGAGAGGAAATTGGGAATCGAAAATCCAGTGATGCTAAAGGTGGAATTCGAAAGCTCCGTGGTGGTTCAAATCCGAAACGAAAATCGAGTGTTGAAAAGGGTGGAATTGAGAGTGTTGATAGAAAGCGAGGTGATGATTTGAATGGTGGTGATGGAAATGGTAGGAATTTGATGAATGTGAGGAAAGTTGAGGGTGATCATGAAAGAAGGAAGACGAATTCGAATTCGAATTCAAACGTTGAGAGGAGTGATAAAATGAAGGGGTATGGAAGACGGCAGCCGATTTCAGGAAGAACAAGACCTTCAAAAGGTGAAGTAGATGTGTATGATATGAGCTTGCAAGGTGATGGCAGATATGGTTTTAGTGGAAGTCAGAATGATGATGATTTGAGGTGA
- the LOC110805098 gene encoding uncharacterized protein → MGFNSVYQALVELFPQVDARLLKAVAIEHAKDPDGAVEAILTEVLPFTSEKKFPVVRSNGKTAEMPSSLILESVPGEDANDSPLVNDAHNVDGDSLASSFYDANDTDELQNGNTRNEDLMPITRCEETIVEASQAEKLVVASGSLINECSKDDFIQGSGDYEGESFVPSCDYQDKRTDDVDKTNEASSSTANTENPEADVCLNNCLDANQDCVKDAPAFDYHPEQQSLDCDLSDRASTEPEAEKEMSFFDGHNEEMSSYVNADLDFQDFPVIDDSAEGEMSLSTIVTQSGQICRINLVEGIIEDAKNYKDVLLSATESILRLIEDVEHQENEAEQAKAAAARGGLDILEKVEEVKKMLKHAKEANEMHAGEVYGEKSILATEVRELQTRLFGLTDEKNKSLAILDEMRETLEVRFAASEEERKAAEKEMQEKQEIAKGALAEQELIMEQVVQESKLLQQEAEENSKLRDFLMEKGRVVDELQGEISVICQDVKSLKENFDKRVSLSKFSIQHTSFRMASSTSSVRSVASDPATGHMELPETPKRISPEPSVESQTPRSNVEEENIGSETITPRKELLEEGWELFDI, encoded by the exons GTGGATGCTCGTTTATTGAAAGCTGTAGCTATAGAACATGCTAAAGATCCTGATGGAGCTGTAGAAGCAATTCTTACCGAGGTTCTCCCTTTTACCAGTGAGAAGAAGTTTCCTGTTG TTAGAAGCAATGGGAAAACGGCAGAAATGCCAAGCTCTTTAATTCTGGAATCAGTCCCCGGGGAAGATGCTAATGATTCTCCTCTAGTGAATGATGCCCATAACGTTGATGGTGATTCTTTAGCTTCATCCTTCTATGATGCAAATGACACTGATGAATTACAGAATGGAAACACCAGAAATGAAGATTTGATGCCAATTACAAGGTGTGAAGAAACAATTGTGGAAGCCAGTCAGGCTGAAAAGTTGGTTGTTGCATCTGGAAGTTTGATTAATGAATGCAGCAAGGATGATTTCATTCAGGGATCTGGGGATTATGAGGGTGAATCCTTTGTTCCTTCTTGCGATTATCAGGACAAACGAACTGATGATGTAGATAAAACTAATGAGGCCTCATCATCAACTGCAAATACTGAAAATCCCGAAGCTGATGTCTGCTTAAATAATTGTTTGGATGCGAATCAAGATTGCGTTAAGGATGCTCCAGCTTTTGACTATCATCCAGAGCAACAATCTTTAGATTGTGATTTATCAGATCGAGCCTCCACAGAGCCAGAAgctgagaaagaaatgtccttTTTTGATGGTCATAACGAAGAAATGAGCAGCTATGTCAATGCTGATTTGGATTTTCAGGATTTTCCTGTTATTGATGATAGTGCTGAGGGTGAAATGTCGTTGAGTACCATAGTAACACAGTCTGGCCAGATATGTAGAATAAACCTGGTCGAGGGCATTATTGAAGATGCAAAAAACTACAAG GATGTGCTGCTTTCAGCCACAGAATCAATACTCAGGTTGATCGAGGATGTAGAACATCAGGAAAACGAGGCAGAACAAGCTAAAGCTGCTGCTGCCAGGGGAGGCTTGGACATCCTAGAGAAGGTGGAAGAAGTAAAAAAGATGCTTAAGCATGCAAAGGAAGCAAATGAAATG CATGCTGGTGAAGTATATGGTGAGAAGTCAATTTTAGCTACTGAAGTAAGGGAGCTTCAGACTCGTCTTTTTGGTTTGACAgatgaaaaaaataaatcacttgctattttagatgag ATGCGGGAAACTCTTGAAGTACGATTTGCTGCATCAGAAGAAGAGAGGAAAGCAGCTGAAAAAGAAATGCAAGAGAAGCAAGAGATTGCGAAAGGGGCCCTTGCTGAGCAAGAACTCATTATGGAGCAGGTGGTCCAAGAGTCAAAACTATTGCAGCAAGAAGCAGAAGAGAATTCCAAG CTAAGGGACTTCCTTATGGAGAAAGGCCGTGTTGTCGATGAACTGCA GGGGGAAATCTCTGTTATCTGTCAGGATGTAAAGTCATTGAAGGAAAATTTTGACAAACGTGTATCTCTCAGTAAGTTTTCCATCCAGCATACAAGCTTTCGTATGGCATCGTCAACTTCTTCAGTAAGGAGCGTGGCTTCAGATCCTGCAACTGGGCACATGGAGTTACCCGAAACACCCAAAAGGATAAGCCCAGAACCCTCTGTTGAGAGCCAAACACCTAGAAGCAATGTTGAGGAGGAAAATATTGGATCTGAGACTATTACACCTCGAAAGGAGCTTTTGGAAGAAGGCTGGGAGCTTTTTGATATTTAG